Part of the Pieris napi chromosome 6, ilPieNapi1.2, whole genome shotgun sequence genome, ttcctacaaaaaaaataaaaaaaaggaaggGGGGGGGATAgggcagtaaatctgcttacgtaatacttgaacggcccctaatagaatttaatcatgaattatataatagaatttgaaaaaaataccaaCATAACCagaaagagtaataaaaatatatcaataaattttgCGTCGTATTGCGCTTCAAACAAAACATACCTTGCAAGCCAGGTGCAAGGGCGTATTCCCGTCCGCGTCACGCGCGTCGGGCGCCGCCCCCAGACGCAGCATAAGCGACACGAGCGAAGGTGAAGGCGCCGGCTGCCCGTGCTCGAACCAGGGCGCTCCGCCCCTCGCTCGGGTCACCTCTGCGGAACACACCACGTGGAGGGCGGAACGACCTTGCCGCACCTGCTGAAAGATTACCATTACTTCACACCCAGACTTCAAGACGGTCCATTTAAGGATAACTGAACTTCAATTTAAAGATTTTGCTCAACCTTTAAATTAACACAATCTTAATCAAATTAACAGCTATGACGTCACTTAAGTGTTGCAGCAACGAGTGATGGTTTTAGCGTGCGAGTCCTTGAGGTcttagattcgatccccggctgtggacTTGGCAATGGGATTTCTgtcaatgtgcgcatttagcattcgctcgaacggtgaaggaaaacatcgtgaggaaaccgacttgccttagacccaaacagtcgacggcgtgtgtcaagcacaggaggctgatcaccaactcgcttattagattgacaaatgatcatgaaacagatataattATGAGGGAcatacctaaaaaggttgtagcgccactcgTTTGTTTATGACgtcactataataaaaaatagggattgatcgtagaggggtgaaaattaggggttgtatgtattttatgctgtatcataaaaaataaaaatgaatttttatctaaaaattaggggtttaacatttagggggatgaaaaatagatgtccgattctcagacatacccaatatgcacacaaaatttcatgagaatcggtcaagcggtttcggaggagtttaactacaaacaccgcgacacgagaattttatatataagatttcttctttctataatatttcttattggATCTTATAAAAACTGATAATGTTACACACCTTAATATCAAGCTTGACGAGTGTGTAAACGGCTCGATGTATCTGACTGACCACATCCGGAGTGATATCCGGTTCCTCTAACAGCCGAGCCATCAAAGCCGCCAGGTGCAATGCTGAAACAAAAGTCTCATGAAAATCTttcttacatttaattaaaattctataGAACACTTGAGTGAACTACATGAGGtgagatttaatttaagaatatgcaaaaataaatagtgtgcatcggggtgctttaaataatagattttagttttactcaATTTAATCAAAAGTTACATATTaaccaattattaatttaaaaattaaaaattatgagccgtgatggcctagtggcttcagcgtacgacatccctgaggttgtagattcgagccccggctgtgcaccaatgaactttctctcgcatttaacattcgctcgaacggtgaagtatcgtgaggaaaccgacttgccttagacccaaaaattcaacggcgtgcgtcaggcacagaaggctgatcacatacttgcctattagattaacaattgATCagaatctataaataattttacctaTGATAACAACTCTCTGAAGTGTGCACAGTGTAGCTTCTCTATCAACATCACTTAGTTTTCCCTCAAGGAGTTGTACCCCTCTCTCTATCTCAAATAAGGCTTTCGTGTACACTGGTTCTATATCCTCAAAGGTAACTGGTGGTACGATTCGacctgaaataatttaataaatgatattaaaattaaactttctaTGGATATAAAAAGTATCATTACacattatagtaaataaatcaaaacttCTTTCTGTTATAAAAAGGCAAttggttgctcgatagacgaaaaatatggcacagagcgccccatagaccagtgcagatagcctttaaaataaataaaaagtgaaaaaaattacagtaggatgaaacccattagaaaagcaggggaatatgatcaaaatgaaaggaaaaataaattacggtcgatctgaggtcgggaaggggaaggggaggagttttaagggtaaaaaacggtttatctcgatttccggcaaaactacaagtcctatcgaagaaagttaaatggcaaagttggaggtcataaaaagatctaaaacttttgtattcacacatttttcacataacctcaaaatttatgtgaaaatttcaaaaaaccaagtttttggttttttatttttatctttaacaaaaattatttttttttaacgaaatttacacatatttttaatcaaataaattacagtgtatttgggacatagaaaggtaagttttcaccaaatttcgttaaaaaaaaataatttttgttaaagataaaaataaaaaatcaaaaacttggttttttgaaattttcacataaattttgaggttatgtgaaaaatgtgtgaatacaaaagttttagatctttttatgacctccaactttgccatttaactttcttcgataggacttgtagttttgccggaaatcgagataaaccgttttttacccttaaaactccccccctaccccttcccgacctcagatcgaccgtaatttatttttcctttcattttgatcatattccccagcttttctaatgggtttcatcctactgtaatttttttaggtttcaaaaattatcggcactggtctaccACGcgttttcacaataataccagtattttttgttcattaccattttcagcctaaattaggaattattgttaactttttaatttgatgtgctctaaaagcgtgttttttagtttttttaaactactatttattttttagttaattttttttcattttttttcggattattgcattgtcatcgatctttgacaggtgcgcaaagtttgaattaaatctgtccgttaaaagtgggtcaaaatcaagtccgaaggagtcggttacatacaaacatacaggtgaagctaatataaagcgtgtaaaaattaatagacatTGAAAGGAACACACTTTAAATTACACCACATAACAGattttcaaaaagttttgCCCGTGCCAACATGTTCAGTTTAAGGTAggtaattttacaaaatcattATAAGTATTTCTTTGTATGCACtcaaaaatgaaaattaaagtgtaatcagtaattttttttatcaaataaccATTTCATCTGTTAGCGTTCAATATAACTTACCTCTCAATGGCGGACGTGCTCTTTCAGCCAGCATATACGAGAACAATTCGGAAAAGCTATAAAGACTGGATTGCGTAAGGGGCGATAGTGGAGGCAAGACCGCTCTCTGCATATCCAGCGCGTGGTGCCAAAGTTGCCTGCAACGTGCGAACCGACCCGCGTCCGCGTACACCGCGCCGCGGTAGCGTACGTAATACGATGTGTCGGGGTGAACTGGACCTGAAATTAATTTCCATTCCAATATAGGGATTGATAGACCATtcgtatattaattatcattcaTTCCTTTTCAGTTCACAAGTTTTACCTTCATAACAATTTAACACTTGAAATGTGTACATAGACGTACATAGGCTTTGTTACTAAGTTAAGTTGTAAACTCCATGTAACGACCTTTATATgaattgacgactcattggtctagtggttagtacctctgactgcgaatccatgggtcccgggttcgatccccggctaagacgaacatcgatgtgatgagcatttggtgttgtgcttaggtcctgggtgtttaaatatgtatttatatgtctatctatctataatatgtatgtttatccgttgcctagtacccataacacaagcttcatcagcttagcatgggactaggtcaattggtgtgaattgtcttttaaaaaaaaaattaaacgacAAACCCCCTAAAGCGTCGACATCACTCGGCTATGGTTGGTTAAGCTTGTCTTCCATACAATGTTACACTCTAAATAGCAttacgttattttattaaataagaaaaagtactttttaagttGCCAAAATTTGTGAATACTGCGGAACTTTGTACGTTCTTTTGCCGCTTTATTGTCCTAGTCCGTAAAACTCGACAGTCGGTATCATACGTATCGAACTTTTTAAGAAATCCgttcttttgtttacaaattgggATTGCTTGCACGTGCTTTATCACAAAGATGTCTCAATATCGCAggatatgattaaaaaaaagaaaaaatacaacataatTACTGGTGCAGTATGTCTTTACATACGCAATAGCGTTCTAATAAGAATTGTTTTTCATGTAATTAAACTAACActagtctgaaataaactttttctttttctaatacagatttttcttctttctatTTAACGACAACTCTTTGTATCGTCAAAATATGCACAGTCCCTTGAGTgtcgttatatagagtttacactgtacatgacatttcatttatttgattgAATGATCAATGATTTCATGATCTTGATCACCCAAGAAGCTAAGCCGAcctattaaaactaaatatttggTATTAACCTAATATCCTCTCTCTAATAACAAGGGCCTGCATCCTCATAGCGTCAGGGTCTGCCAATAATTCTTCCAGCTGTTGCACGTTACTTGGCTCCACGGCGTAGTCATACGCCTCGATGCGGGGAATGTCCTTTGGTTTGGGTAAGGGGTCACTTCCGTCTGTGGGAAATCTggaataatgaaatatatttttatcatctgTTTGGGATACGGGATTAGGCACAGAAGAATTATTGACCACGTCTGCGGTTGCGggctttaaaacaattacagtgtttatgtaaaaaaatcatgaGTTAAAAgcgaaatatgtttttttatagaacaattaAACAGGCTGATGTTAAGCGAAACCGCACATGGACTCTCAATgctcgcaagtacgttgccggcctttgaagaATGGTACGCTATATTCTCGAAGGAccataagtcgaattggttcggaaatacttcagtgggcatcTGTTTCCACATAGTGGAGTCGGCAAACAGGCAGTGTTTAGTTAATAAAAGTTCAGTTGTAGAACGACGTATGTCGCGGTGAAacgggtggaattttgtaTCCTGTTTCGACGTccaatgatgaaactcagttGAAGGTAtcaatccgaacaactcctctgaacactctcaatGGTTAATAATTCTTGACAATtcacttattatattattcaattatttatacacaaaatcatattttctctttaaaaaattacaactaTGAGGTCCCGTAACccattaattatgtaataatacaactttttctacagctgtgatactttttgacattcaacaacttttgtcttcagtcagcgtcacgcacgctgtaaagcacgcgaaacgtcatttttttttttattatgtaaaataattataagtttataacaatacataacttcaatccggtaaacaagtgttttctttaaatgtgtaaaagttagtataagatcccgatatacaacgaccttcaccgagatgcttatttaatgaaacgtattttatatttaatttaatatgtcaactaatataatccatatgggttgcctagcaaatttcagtccagagtatgtttaattaatatttaaaaaaaaaatttttttttatgatttgcatgtagtaaacttttttaatttttttcaatcaatacttttaatcagggtagtattatatatgtataactataactttcttttttactaaagatgtatatttactttagtgtcacataaaaaatatacacataaataattaattgattaaaaacaacctaacgtttgcatattctatgggcttcatactttcaattggtatagaatttatctaataatcataccggtttaatgtttaaaaaaatattttttttttaatattaattaaaatactctggactgaaatttgctaggcaacccatatggattatatttattgacatattaaattaaatataaaataagtttcattaaataagcatctcggtgaaggtcgttgtatatcgggatcttagaccataaggtttcctcacgaagttTTCCCTCGCGTTTACCTTATCGTCGAGTCACGCGAAACACTTAATTTTACCTGTCATCCATCGCTCTTTTCCACAAGGCTAAAGCTCCAACCATATCTCGTCTTTTGTCAACATAAGTGGCTCCTAGAAGTTCCAATGCGTCAATGCGTTGTTGTCTTGTCACGAGACCGTTCTCATTGTTAATCAGGTGTTCTACTATATGCGTGTGGCCGGTTACTGAGGCGGCTAGGAGGGGTGTCATgcctgaaagaaaaaaaaattgttttcaaagttatataaaataatttgtagtttatacattgatatacaaaaaacccaagatgcacactcaacgtcaaaaaaacgtcctcaaaaaatgagcgcaacattctaaattgtgcgctcatttcaaatagtctcgcgtctacaagtggagtcgatgttatttatttgtgttttttttttataaataaatttatgtactcttgaacttttttgtgtgtagtttttgacaaatatatttacgctatataaagtgtgggtcaggaggtagccaatttaacatttttttttaatttaaagaaaaaactttttaaccggattaaagttatgtattattataaatttacaactatttaacatccaacaccttttgtcttcagtcaccgtgaccactcacgctgtaaagcacccgaaaagtcggataaatttaaaattatgttaaatagttgtaaataaaaaagtcatgttcgactccactcaataccttgtcctaccgaccacggtcgatcgtaaaattttattgctttaagtacgtatacactgcgttgtaataacaactttaagcaattcgcgtaaggttgattttgcaataatatatgcttgtaacatatactgttatggacagaaatagtgtttcgggacactttcgagcgttacttttatatgagactgtgcatcttgggttttttgtatatcaatgagtttatatgaaaataataataattgtttgtaattcttcctagaaagatattagagccactcatggccatgtgtaataccttttcagaattccTATTAAATGCGTCAAAACTTGTAACACAGGGTCACTTGTcggtagagtattttttttcacagtggggtggtaaacaaaaagttatgatttgagaaatttttatatcgtaaacttaatattatcttcaatacattcaataaataaatataaatagtatatcGCAGGGACTTATCAGTACTAAtgtagtggatattatgaaaaacatACAGGTGTagatttattcaaattttaaaaagaattcgtaaaaaaaagtcaatcttcttataaaaacgcaaaataaattataactctgcaggggttgagttTAGGGACCTCCcatagaacaattttttgcagctgataaCCTTATCTATCCCCtagttgcgtttgatccacgactttttggccatcCTGTATATATACTACCTGACCCAGCGGAGTTTTCTTAACAGTAGAAAAAAATGCACAAACgtcttaaaattattcatttctATGACGTTAGGAAAATGTCGAAGCAAATGTCAAGGGAGTGTTCATGTATTacatcacgcaatttttggagattattgactccccccccccatgtaacgcgccgtaacgtttttctgtacccaatagtaaaacttttcgtgaccacccagtgacaagtactggaaagtctaaaataatattaacaataacgcataattcaatccccgccccgaatcgtaacgttttacaaaaggaccccctcccccccccaaaattcgttacgtgatacttgaacgctccccaaGTTGTTATCcaacaaaatacaaatcttAAAAATCGGACCAGCCGTTCTCCAGTTAAAAATTGTGTAACCAACCCAAACTGGTTttacatatatagatttataaacacaattttacacacttttgatatatataacGGAGCAAAAAAGTTAAGCAATTTTCAGTCGACATCGCGCTCTTACATAAATGACTAATTATAAACAACACAAAAgcaatttttatgtttatagtatgagtatatattatataagtggGATAAATATACCAACCATAAGAGTCCACATCCATTGTAGCACCGTGACCCAAAAGCATCTTTAATATATGAAGGGAACCGCTTTCAGCGCAGTCGTGTAATGCCGTATTTCCTTTCACGCTCTTTCTATTAACATCTGCGTTTAATGACAGTAAGTATTTTGCGATCCGTATGTGGCCCTTGTAACACGCTATCATGAGGCACGTATGACCGTGTCGATTAGCTATTTCTATATCTGAAATTgagaacaatttatattaatgtaagtCTTTGAAGTTGATTCTAAGAAGGAAGAGAATATTCCTAAAGAAatcattaattgaatattaaatttacattaatatagaaTAATTATCATATTGTGTCCTGTAACTTGTACACAATGTAAAACGAAACTAAGGCTCAGGTGCCCGTACTCTATAAGTTTCAATGGTGATACcgataattttatatgcaatttTGCTATTGTTCTCAATAACCTTAGGATCGCGCAATACAAAAACTCATAATTAAAGTCGCTCACGGACAGGGGCGGATCGGATCTACTTAAGGGCTTTTTGGGGTGAAGCCAAGAGCCCCGTGAATACAAAGGGCcccaaaaaatcaaatcatgAGGTTGGAATCCCTGAGATTAATCAACTAATATACGATGCGCGTCTTTCAAACGTAACGGGGACTTCCCTGTCGCTTCTTTTCGGTCGGTGTATTTTTTCGCGTGCGCGTCTACGTGAATTTGTGCGTAAATTCACAATCTGCCCAATGCCCAATCTTACGGGCGCTGTTTTCGGGTTGTGATTAATGAGATGACATATCATATGTCTATGTGATTGGACCTTGGAAAccgttttattatgttttgcaTTCCCGCTCTCTATCTGATGATGACCTGAATAAAAGCTTCCGATCCATAAAAATTACCTGGAATATTCTTTAACATACCTGCACCATTCTCGACTAGAAATTTAACAATATCAAAATGTCCATCGAAGCAGGCCGCCCGCAGCGGCGTGCTGTGAGTCCTCGTGGTGGAATTGACGTTCGCGCCGGCGCGAACCAGCAACCTGACCAGTGGCAGGTGACCGGCGGCCGCTGCACACCATAACGGCGGCGCGCCTTCGATTGTCTCACCGTCGAATGTTACtggaattaaaaatgtataaaatttacataaaattcaataaaattaacgaGAAatctttgtatataaaaatgaaacccgttttccgttgtcacgacataacatgaaaacggcttgaccgatttgtctgattctttttttataatattccttgaagtacgaggatggttcttacggagagaaaaatttaaaaaatttagtgaaaaagtcgtaataatatttaaaggcaatttgaactttaataccatatcataaagttcaagtgttagtggaggggttccgggaaggtaaaattttattttttgacataatgtatttgttgtattatcaactttcttttttttattttactagctagaccggtgtcccgaatagcagaataagtattaaaaaaaaaataaagaatcgactgttaggcggtacgatgttcgccaggccagctagttagtaataaatatttctggtCCTTTAAATGGTGTGAACCAAAATTAATACTAACTATGACTATAGAGCACTGACCCAACAaaccaatttaaaatgaactttaaaatttcgaccagaaaatatttttcttaaacctTCAAATGGCCTCACTTCTCTGTCGAACAGTTTAAGCATATGAGCCGTACAATAGCcggaaaatttaatatagcaTAGTCCGACCTATTTTACATTTCCTGACAGGTGTGTGCAGACTGCACGTATAATTGGATTGCAGTAACTAGCAAGTTAAAATGATTACATAAATGCAGCTATAGGACATCCTAAGCTTGTGGTGTCTTTAAACTGTTATTTAATTAGTCTAAAGCTAATCTGGTAACAACacagcttttaaaatagtcaTACATACGTACAGTCGACTCGATAATTTTAACGCGCGTTAATTTGATTTTCTCCGGTCCCTTAAAAATActcaataatttgaataaaataaattttaattggtcCCCTCGGCAATTGGAAGTTGAAGGAATAGTATCTTTCTCGCCAACATGCGATAATGTTCCCGCCAACATGCGATAATGTTCCCGCCAACATGcatgttagcctagtggcttcagcgtgcgactatcaTCCCTGAGTCCGTACCTTCGATCCCCGGCACCAACcagtcaattatttttttttaattctttggaCATTGATAGCCTGAATTCGCTcactcaaaaaaatattacgaatatctttttgaaataataataattggtgaatagtacataataataatatagaaataataaataacgaaTTTCCATCAAACTCTAATTTACTTAGTATTTTGAACTCTTGGTAATTTGAATATATCTGGTCCCTTGAGTTTCAACTTATCGAGAATCGACTGTAGGTACGTAGTATCTGATAACGAAGGAAACATTTCCGAGGTTTGCTTGATAGATCGCCAAATTGTATGTGCAATGTAAAAGACAcgtattttataaactaaaaaataactcTTGGTCATGGATGTACTGATTTTCGTTTAAGATAGGAAAATAAAGGAATTTGATCTTTGATACGAGATAAGGCTTACACTTCCGTGTAACCTTACCATTCAAAGTTGTTGGACCTTGCTGTTAGGGATTatgaactttatttctattttgataatgtttaattttcattGGCGTACTTTTATAAACATTGCAATCAAGTGAAAGAGAATCGATGCAGAACATGAATActttagtataataattataatttattttttatatgtataaaccAACGAAAACATGACAACAGACACTAAACTGATTCATTCACGTTAAATAAAAAGGCCAATAAAGTTTGCGAGtttatacaaatttcttttgttttgaaatggtagattgattgatttttttattttgtatggtaagtttaaaataaataattatttgcctCTTTCCAAAGGTGGGAAAAGCTAGTTCATACACGTTTTGTAAatgcatattaaataaactatgcTCCCTAAGATTAACGTACTAACATGTCACAACTGCTAAACATATagcataaaagttaaaacataTAGTATATAGTAGCGACCATTACCTGAACCAGGTTGTTCAATATCGGCTTTGCACCTTTCTATGAGATATTCGGCTACATCATAATGGCCATTGCGACAAGCTATCACGAGGGGCGTGGCCCCGCTCACTTTGGCACCGAGCAGCATGTTCATCAGCTCGTCAGAGCGCCAACTCTGCAGGTACACCTGGAATAAGAAGAGAATTCATTAAGTAATTTCAGGAAAGGTTATTGTCCTTTTGTTACCAAAACAATTACAAGAACTAAAAcgaatttacaataaatacaaacatGGTTGGGTTGAGACTCAACTGTATCTTATATCTGGATAAAAACCATAATAAACCTCAATTAAACACTACAAAAATAGGATacaataaaatgtgtttattatggaacattagacacaggtatcacttattccacgtcattaaatttgaatctgtaggcatccctactcatcgggaAAGAAGACAGAtagtgtaggccgagagaaaaaaaccggcgtaaaaaactctcggtactcttttaaaatagcaaatcatcaaacaacacttattttacttTGTGACCCAGCTCTTccaaaacaaacttaaaacttacaattacaatttattagttaaattataaataacttatactATTTCTGGAAATAGACATGGAATAGAGCTATTTCAATTGAcattgagcagtgttgacctagtggcttcagcgtgtgactctcatccctgaagtcgtaggttatatccgcggctgtgcaccaatgtactttcaTCTATGTGCACAATGAAcactcgctcgaacggtgaaggaatacatcgtgaggaaaccggcttgccttagagccaaaaagtcaacggcgtgtgtcaggcacaggaggctgatcacctacttgtctattagatagACAAATGGactcatgaaacagatatatgatattttttattttattttagtgagACATGGAAACATATTTCACAAATTTCACCTTTCACGCTTAATACGAATGTGcagaaaaaaattcaattgtatTAGTGGAGAGAGCATATAACTAAGGATATGTATGACAAGAATGTTTCACGCTCTTTTGCTACGGTTTACTGTAAAGGCATTTGCTTGACAAAGGCGGAACACGGATAACGGCTCTCGGAAAACTGTAAGTTGCAATAAAACTTCTCGGAAGTTCTCAGAAATACGTTCGAAATGGGTTTCAACCATTGGTCATACGGTGATGAAAGTAATCGTGAGTAAGCCGGCATGTCTCAGACCCTGAAGA contains:
- the LOC125050172 gene encoding protein fem-1 homolog CG6966 isoform X2, coding for MSGGVWDLMDLMPTRCKWIERLRRCGKTLLRRQRRLLRRLRKVYLQSWRSDELMNMLLGAKVSGATPLVIACRNGHYDVAEYLIERCKADIEQPGSVTFDGETIEGAPPLWCAAAAGHLPLVRLLVRAGANVNSTTRTHSTPLRAACFDGHFDIVKFLVENGADIEIANRHGHTCLMIACYKGHIRIAKYLLSLNADVNRKSVKGNTALHDCAESGSLHILKMLLGHGATMDVDSYGMTPLLAASVTGHTHIVEHLINNENGLVTRQQRIDALELLGATYVDKRRDMVGALALWKRAMDDRFPTDGSDPLPKPKDIPRIEAYDYAVEPSNVQQLEELLADPDAMRMQALVIRERILGPVHPDTSYYVRYRGAVYADAGRFARCRQLWHHALDMQRAVLPPLSPLTQSSLYSFSELFSYMLAERARPPLRGRIVPPVTFEDIEPVYTKALFEIERGVQLLEGKLSDVDREATLCTLQRVVIIALHLAALMARLLEEPDITPDVVSQIHRAVYTLVKLDIKVRQGRSALHVVCSAEVTRARGGAPWFEHGQPAPSPSLVSLMLRLGAAPDARDADGNTPLHLACKLDPCPAEVVRQLLSYGAHIDTVNYEGETPAELLKATNQNLSTIVNPLKYTTLKCLAARTVKNYKLPYRHVVPQCLHSTIITH
- the LOC125050172 gene encoding protein fem-1 homolog CG6966 isoform X3; its protein translation is MDFKSAVLNTYNAARDGNLTRLKVYLQSWRSDELMNMLLGAKVSGATPLVIACRNGHYDVAEYLIERCKADIEQPGSVTFDGETIEGAPPLWCAAAAGHLPLVRLLVRAGANVNSTTRTHSTPLRAACFDGHFDIVKFLVENGADIEIANRHGHTCLMIACYKGHIRIAKYLLSLNADVNRKSVKGNTALHDCAESGSLHILKMLLGHGATMDVDSYGMTPLLAASVTGHTHIVEHLINNENGLVTRQQRIDALELLGATYVDKRRDMVGALALWKRAMDDRFPTDGSDPLPKPKDIPRIEAYDYAVEPSNVQQLEELLADPDAMRMQALVIRERILGPVHPDTSYYVRYRGAVYADAGRFARCRQLWHHALDMQRAVLPPLSPLTQSSLYSFSELFSYMLAERARPPLRGRIVPPVTFEDIEPVYTKALFEIERGVQLLEGKLSDVDREATLCTLQRVVIIALHLAALMARLLEEPDITPDVVSQIHRAVYTLVKLDIKQVRQGRSALHVVCSAEVTRARGGAPWFEHGQPAPSPSLVSLMLRLGAAPDARDADGNTPLHLACKLDPCPAEVVRQLLSYGAHIDTVNYEGETPAELLKATNQNLSTIVNPLKYTTLKCLAARTVKNYKLPYRHVVPQCLHSTIITH
- the LOC125050172 gene encoding protein fem-1 homolog CG6966 isoform X1, whose amino-acid sequence is MSGGVWDLMDLMPTRCKWIERLRRCGKTLLRRQRRLLRRLRKVYLQSWRSDELMNMLLGAKVSGATPLVIACRNGHYDVAEYLIERCKADIEQPGSVTFDGETIEGAPPLWCAAAAGHLPLVRLLVRAGANVNSTTRTHSTPLRAACFDGHFDIVKFLVENGADIEIANRHGHTCLMIACYKGHIRIAKYLLSLNADVNRKSVKGNTALHDCAESGSLHILKMLLGHGATMDVDSYGMTPLLAASVTGHTHIVEHLINNENGLVTRQQRIDALELLGATYVDKRRDMVGALALWKRAMDDRFPTDGSDPLPKPKDIPRIEAYDYAVEPSNVQQLEELLADPDAMRMQALVIRERILGPVHPDTSYYVRYRGAVYADAGRFARCRQLWHHALDMQRAVLPPLSPLTQSSLYSFSELFSYMLAERARPPLRGRIVPPVTFEDIEPVYTKALFEIERGVQLLEGKLSDVDREATLCTLQRVVIIALHLAALMARLLEEPDITPDVVSQIHRAVYTLVKLDIKQVRQGRSALHVVCSAEVTRARGGAPWFEHGQPAPSPSLVSLMLRLGAAPDARDADGNTPLHLACKLDPCPAEVVRQLLSYGAHIDTVNYEGETPAELLKATNQNLSTIVNPLKYTTLKCLAARTVKNYKLPYRHVVPQCLHSTIITH